The Fundidesulfovibrio terrae genomic sequence CTACCGCACGCTCTCCACCTTTGATGATCTCGGCCTCATCATGCGCGTGCCGGTGACGGGCGACCAGGGCCGCTTCGACGCCGACACCAGCCCGCACCACCATTTCGTCTGCTCCCGTTGCAAATCCATCTACGACTTCTTCTGGGAAGAGTTCGACCAGCTCGTGCTCCCGGGAGACTCCGAGGCTCTCGGGCGAGTGGACGACCGCCGCGTGGTAGTCCGCGGCGTCTGCCAGGGATGCCTGGGCGGCTCCGGAAGAGACGCCTGATTTTCAAATCGTCTTGACCGGAACCTCCGTTTTGGTCTATCATTGTCTTCAGAATAATTCTTAAAACATTTTCAATCGCAATACGGGAGGAACCATGTCCAAGTCCGAGAAGAATCTGTGGGAAGCGTTCGCCGGAGAATCCCAGGCCAACCGCAAATATCTGGCCT encodes the following:
- a CDS encoding Fur family transcriptional regulator, whose translation is MLQTESMAMDFDSALERFKVISQDKGLRLTHQRLEILRELVGAKDHPSAEMVFGRVRRRLPTISLDTVYRTLSTFDDLGLIMRVPVTGDQGRFDADTSPHHHFVCSRCKSIYDFFWEEFDQLVLPGDSEALGRVDDRRVVVRGVCQGCLGGSGRDA